The bacterium genomic interval GCAATGCGGACTGAACGTCGAAATTGTAATAGCGAACTTCCTCTCCGTCCGGACCCAGTCCGGTCGTGATAAACGGAGCACCTTGATCAAAGTGGATCGCTGCGTTCGGACCGGGCAGACCCGGATTTTCGCTCCGCTTCATCAGGTTCGCCGCCGCATCGCTGAAGCGGTCAATGGCCACCACCGAGGTGTTGTCGGGATCGCGGCCCATTGGAGTGTTGGGGCCGGTGGGGGAATCATCGTCATCGCTGCAGCCGGCCAGAAAAACAAGGAACAGAACAGGTACGATCAGTGCGAGGATGGGAAATCGCTTAGCCATGAAGCCTCCAGTTCGTTACAGATTGTTATTGCAGGGATTACTCTTCGCTGAGGGGATAGCTTCGCGCTCGTCTCGAATTGACAGGACGAACAAACGAACTAAATATTACACAACCGATCTAATTAAAAAGATCCCTCTGGACTGATTCCAGACGGATCTATTAAGAAAAGCTGTTTCGAGCGTGATGTTTGTTTCGTGGTAGGGTGTTTTTTATTGGACTTACGTATCCACATTACACCCATTTACGCAGAAAGGCGGATTGCTACAAATCGGCAAGCGGAGGCTTGTTCGCAACTGGTATATGATCAGAGGAAATCTGCAGGCCGAGCGAGCATGCGGTTTTTCGCAACAGAACGAGGTCCGCCTCGATGCGTTGTGCGAGCGCGCGTACATGGTCCAACTCACTGCATTTGGCCGCCTGCTCCGCCTCCGCCGCCGTCGTGCGCAATTGGTTTGCACTCACCATCCCCGCCGCTCCCTTCATGCTGTGGGCGACCTTGCGGGCCAGTTCCGAGTTTTCCGCCGCCACCGCTTCGCGAAGAGCGGTGAGTTGATCTGGCACATGCTCGAAGAACATTCCCAGGACCTCGCGCAGCCTTGTCTCGTCGTGGCTCATTCGCTCGCGCAGTGCGGAAAGATCGAGAATCTCATCGCTTGGGACTACCGCCTCGCGAGCGTCTTCCTTTTCCTCATCTCGGGGAACCCACCGATCCAGCACCCGCTCGAGGTCTTGCGGATCGAACGGCTTGGATACGTAGTCACTCATTCCCGCCGCCAGACAGCGCTCGCGATCCCCCTTCATGGCATGAGCCGTGATTGCCACAATGGGAATCTAATGATCCAGAACGTCGGTTTGCGGGTCACGGATTCGCTTCGTTGCCGCAAAACCGTCCATCAGCGGCATTTGCACGTCCATGAGCACCAAATCATACCGCGATTTGCGAAGCGCCTTCAGGGCTTCGACACCGTCCTCCACCACCTGTACGTGGCAGCTCAAGCGTTCCAGCATCGCCATTGCCACCTTCTGATTGATAATGTTGTCCTCGGCGAGCAGCACCCGCCGTTCCGGACGTTTCGTTCGAGCCTGAAGAGCCTGCGAGATGAGCTGACGCGCCGGCGAAGTGCCCGTCGGCGAAGGAAGACCGAACAATGCCGACAACCGCGCCAACACCTGCGACCGCCGGATCGGTTTGGTCACGTAGCCGTCAAAGGCATATTCATCGAGCTCGCCGGCCTTCTCGCGACGATGCAAGGGAATCGCGGCAATCCGTTTCGTTCGCTCGCGCAGAAATGCTCGGGTTTGCTCGTCGCTTCGCTGAGTGGTCTCCCAGTCGGCGATAATCACGTCGAAAGGTG includes:
- a CDS encoding Hpt domain-containing protein gives rise to the protein MAITAHAMKGDRERCLAAGMSDYVSKPFDPQDLERVLDRWVPRDEEKEDAREAVVPSDEILDLSALRERMSHDETRLREVLGMFFEHVPDQLTALREAVAAENSELARKVAHSMKGAAGMVSANQLRTTAAEAEQAAKCSELDHVRALAQRIEADLVLLRKTACSLGLQISSDHIPVANKPPLADL